The genomic segment AGATGAGGCGCTGTGGGACAAACTGAGCAAAAACCGAGGGGAAAACTTTGATGTTTTTGCCGCCAATACAGCAGAAATGCAGCGCTATATTGATCAGGCTATTGCCGCTCCTGTTAAACCAGTGCGTATTCCGAATACAAAAAAACAATTGCCCCGGTTCAGACGTGTGGAAAAAATACCCAGTATTAACCGGGATGGATATTTATATGCTATTCCTTTTGTCTATTCTGAAATGGGCTTGATTTACGATAAAAAACAAATCAAGCAAGCACCTGTTTCTATGAATGAGTTATGGAATAAAAAATATATTGGTAAAGTTGTTTTGCATGATGGCAGTAATCATAATTTTAGTTTTACTGCACTGACTATCGGAATTAAAGATCCGTTTAATCTAAATAAGCAAGAAATGGCCCGATCGGTCAATAGGCTGCTGGAGCTGCGTGATCAGAAACCATTTTTTTATAACAGCCCGGAAGAAGGTACTCAGGCTTTTATAAAAAACAAAGCCGCCTTAATGTTTGCAAACTATGGCATGCAGCAGCTTAAATTATTACGCGCAGCCGGGGCGGATGTGGGTTATATCGTGCCAAAAGAAGGTGCTCTGGCATGGCTGGATTGCTGGGCAATCAGTATTAAGGCAAAAAATAAAATGCTGGCAGAAAACTGGATTAATTTCATGCTGGATAAATCGGTGAGTAATGAATTAACACAGCGGCAAGGGCTGGCTAATACGCTGAGTAAATCTAATTTATCCGCACGCGATAAAATTATCTGGATTCAATCATCCGAAGATTTTGCTTTGCGCTCGCAGTATTGGGATCGTATCCGTGCTGGCAATGCCAGAAATGGTAATAACAGGCCAAAAAAACCAATCTTATAAATGGTATAAGCTGGGTTTTTAATATAAATGTCTGATTAAATCTGCTGCTGAATGCCTGCTCAGGCTTATTTTATTAGCGTGGGGCAGATCAAGCATGGCGCTCGGCAGCGAGCGCCTTTGGTGGAATAAGACATTTATTTAGAGAGCATAGGCAGGGCATCACCTGCGTGTTTTTTAATTTGTTTAGCTGCTTTCTTTTCTTTGGCGCTCAGCAGCGGCTGCTTCTTTGATTCTTTAAGGGTTTGCTTAGACTTACTCATGGCATGACTCCTTTTAAGGCACCGGCAAATGCACAGCACGCATTTATTATAGCCTGATGTAAGAGATATAAAAGCCAGAATTAAGAAAAGATGTGCCTTGATTTAATCTTTATTTGAGTGGCGATCAAAGCGTGCGGCTAGCCACAAGCCGCTGTTTTTCATGGCAAAACCAAAAATCAGCCCCATAAGTAGTGAGGCACTCACAAGCTGCCAGTTGCCATTTGCTGCAAAAGTGGCACACGCGCCTATAAATGTGCCCGGTATAAAACCCAGCCAGCGTTGCTTGGCCTGAATACACATCAGAAACGCGACTACACCAGTTAGCAGATAGCCTGCAATCTCAATATGAGGCGCAAACGCGCTGCCCTGAATAATCACCATCGCCCAAAATACACCGCTGCCGCAGCATAAAGTGCTGAGCAGCAGGCCGCGTATACCGCCTTGTGGACAGGCAAAATATGCGGTGCAAGCTAAAAATCCTGCCCAGCTTAATAAGCCCAAAGAAACAGCCGCCCAGCCCCAAAGGCCGGAAAGCACGCCCGTGGTGATGGCAATCATAAGAAGAGGATTCATTGTTTTCAGCAAAAAAGGCCGCAGTGTAGCGGATTAAGCGGCTTTCTTTTTGATCAGGATCTAGTTTTTACGAGGCATGATGACAAGCGGCGCGGGCGGCTTGCCCATTTATTTGCTTAAGCAATGAGGCACGAAACGCCCGGCGTTTCGTACCTGCTCATTGCTTGTGATTTAAGTGAACAGACGGGCCTTTCGCACGCCAATCAGGCGGGCAAAAGCCATTGTGCTGCGGGTGAGTTGCTCAGCAGCATGGGGAGGCTTAATCCATATGGCTTTTCCTTTTATTTCTGGCGCTTTTGCTGATGATTTTCCATTTAGCCAGCTGTGCTTGTTTTTGCAGAGGAGTCTGGCTTTCTCTGCTTTGCTCCCGCAGCAGTTTATGAAAGCTTTTTAGCCTGTCGCTGCTGATTTGCCCGCGCACAGCGCAGCCAGGCTCATCTTGATGCTGGCAATCCCTGAAGCGGCAAAGGGCCGCCTGCGCCTTAATGTCGGAAAAAGCAGCATGGATGCCTGCTTCATCGCTATCTAGGCTAATGGTGCGCAAGCCAGGCGTATCAATAATGCAAGCGCCATTGGGGCAAAGATGCAGGCTGCGCGAAGTGGTGGTGTGCCGCCCTCTGCTGTCATCTATGCGCACTGCACCCGTATCCTGCACTTGGGCGCTGATCAGGGTGTTGGTCAGCGTGCTTTTGCCTGCGCCGGATGAGCCAAGCAGTACGACGGTCTGGCCTGCGGCCAGCCAAGGCAGTAAAGATTCCCTTGCCAAATCCCCCCGGCCATCCAGCGCCAGCAGCCCGATATGGGCGGGCAGGTGGGCGCGGGCCTGAGCTATTTTTTCTGCCGCCTGTGGCGAGCAATCGGCCTTGCTGAGCACCAGCAGTGGAAGCACATCGTTGGCGATGCAAAGGGTGAGATAGCGATCCAAGCGGCGCAAATTAAAATCGTGATCCAGCCCCATGACCAGCAGGGCCAGATCAA from the Iodobacter fluviatilis genome contains:
- a CDS encoding extracellular solute-binding protein, producing the protein MKRFFLRSVFGLLCVSASSTAWAAEVLRVLAWPGYADSDWVSEFEKRFDARVEVTFIDTDEALWDKLSKNRGENFDVFAANTAEMQRYIDQAIAAPVKPVRIPNTKKQLPRFRRVEKIPSINRDGYLYAIPFVYSEMGLIYDKKQIKQAPVSMNELWNKKYIGKVVLHDGSNHNFSFTALTIGIKDPFNLNKQEMARSVNRLLELRDQKPFFYNSPEEGTQAFIKNKAALMFANYGMQQLKLLRAAGADVGYIVPKEGALAWLDCWAISIKAKNKMLAENWINFMLDKSVSNELTQRQGLANTLSKSNLSARDKIIWIQSSEDFALRSQYWDRIRAGNARNGNNRPKKPIL
- a CDS encoding DUF1097 domain-containing protein, with product MNPLLMIAITTGVLSGLWGWAAVSLGLLSWAGFLACTAYFACPQGGIRGLLLSTLCCGSGVFWAMVIIQGSAFAPHIEIAGYLLTGVVAFLMCIQAKQRWLGFIPGTFIGACATFAANGNWQLVSASLLMGLIFGFAMKNSGLWLAARFDRHSNKD
- the rsgA gene encoding ribosome small subunit-dependent GTPase A, with product MYPSIEKLRAIGFDQHALQAFHLIQSEPSSSQLELARISNIQRDRFILHDGASEQPAQLRPALYHALQSRAETLAVGDWVLFSQQDHAWIESILPAKNRLSRRNAEGQKQALVANIDLALLVMGLDHDFNLRRLDRYLTLCIANDVLPLLVLSKADCSPQAAEKIAQARAHLPAHIGLLALDGRGDLARESLLPWLAAGQTVVLLGSSGAGKSTLTNTLISAQVQDTGAVRIDDSRGRHTTTSRSLHLCPNGACIIDTPGLRTISLDSDEAGIHAAFSDIKAQAALCRFRDCQHQDEPGCAVRGQISSDRLKSFHKLLREQSRESQTPLQKQAQLAKWKIISKSARNKRKSHMD